DNA from Petropleomorpha daqingensis:
CGAGGCCACCGCCGATGAACCAGTGGATCTGCCCCTCGGACACCAGCCGCTCGAACTGCGCGAGCGTCGGCGAGGGGTCGGTGCCGTTGAACCCGCCGATCGGCATGACCGGCAGCTGCGTGGCCAGCTGGTAGCCGGCGGCGTTGTTCGCCCCGACCGTGGCCGCCACCCAGGTGTAGGACGACGCGTTCTCCGACAGCGTCGACGCCAGCTCGTCGCCGACCGAGCCGGCGTCGAGCAACCCGCCCACGCCACCGAACCCGCCGGCCCGGCCGGGCACGGTCCCCGTCGTCGGCGCACCGCCGGCGTTCGGCGCCGCGCCCGGCATCATCGGCCGGATGCCGCCCCGCGCCGGCCCGAGGCCGGCCAGGCTGCGGAACCCGCCGGCCCCGAGGCCGCCGAAGCCGCGGCTCACCGTCGGGCCGGCGCTCGGGATCGACCCGGTGTGCGCGGTGGACGCCGTCTGCACCGCGTACGCGGCCGGGCCGGCCACTCCGGCGAGCACCCCGACCGCGACGACGGCCGCGGCGACCGCGCGCCCGACCCGGTCCACCACCAGGAGCCCCAGCGCCGCGAGCACGCCCGCCACGAGGACGACGTCCTTGAGCCAGGGCAGGAACTCCGCGGACCGGCTGAGCAGCACGAACGCCCACACCGCGGTGGCGGCCAGAGCGACGGCGAGCACGATCCGCGCCCAGACCTCCGCACGCCGCTGCCACAGCAGCGCGCCGCCGATGCCGACCACGGCGGCGATCGCCGGGGCCAGGGCCACCGTGTAGTACGCGTGGAAGATGCCGGCCATCAGGCTGAAGGTCAGCGCGGTGACGACCAGCCAGCCGCCCCACGTGAGCAGGGCCGCCCGGCGCCGGTCGGTCCGCGGCGCGCGGCCGACGGCGACCAGCCCGCCGGCGAGCAGGACCAGCGCGGCCGGCAGCAGCCAGGAGATCTGGCCGCCGATCTCGGTGTCGAACAGCCGGGTCAGGCCGGTCTCGCCCCAGCCGCCCCCGCCGAAGCCGCCGCCGACGCTGCCCCTCTCGTCACCGGTGAGCCGGCCGAGGCCGTTGTAGCCCCAGATCAGCTCCCACACGGAGTTGGTCTGCGAGCCGCCGATGTACGGGCGGGCCGAGGCCGGCACCAGTTCGACGATCGCGACCCACCAGCCGCCGGTTGCCACCAGCGCGGCGCCCGCGGCGAGCAGGTGCCCGATCCGCCGGCCGAGCGTGGTCGGCGCGGCGACCAGGTACACCAGCGCGAACCCGGGGACGACGAGCATCGCCTGCAGCGTCTTGGTCAGGAAGGCGAGCCCGATGAGGACGCCGACGCCGATCAGCCAGCGCAGGCCGGCCTTCTCCACCGCGCGGGTCAGCGCGTAGGCCGCCAGCGTCATCAGCAGGGTGAGCAGCGCGTCGGGGTTGTTGAACCGGAACATCAGGGCCGCGACCGGGGTCAGCGCCAGCACCGCACCGGCCAGCAGGGCGGGCAGCGGCCCGACCACCCGCCGGACGGCGAGGTAGAGCACGCCGACCGCGGCCACGCCCATCAGCGCCTCGGGAACCAGGATCGACCACGAGGACAGCCCGAACAGCCGCACCGACAGGTCCATGATCCAGAGCGCGGCGGGCGGCTTGTCGACGGTGATCGAGTTGCCGGCGTCGGAGGAGCCGTAGAAGAACGCCTCCGCGTTCGACGAGCCGGCCTGGACCGCGGCCGAGTAGAAGGCGTTGGCCCAGCCGGAGGCCCCGAGGTCCCAGAGGTAGAGCAGCCCGGTGGCGGCCAGCAGGCCGAGCAGCGACGGGCGCACCCAGCGCGGGTCGTCGTCCCGGCCCCGGAGCAACCGCTTCCCTCGCGACGACCGCGCCGGGGCCATGGGCGCGGCCGTCGCCGGCGGGAGTCCGGGCGGCGCCTCCGCGGAGCCGAGGGTGGCGGTCATCGGGCCGTCTCCATGTCGAGGACGGCGGCGCCGTCGACCGGCGTGGCCGCCCGCCGCGACCGGAAGACCCAGCCGCGGAACAGGACGAAGCGCAGCAGGGTCGCCGCGGCGTTGGCGGCGACGAGCATCAGCAGCTCCGCCGTCCGGGAGGCGCCGGGGGCCACGGAGTGCAGGACGGCGAGCGAGGCGCTGGTCAGCGCCAGCCCGAGGCCGAAGACGACGAGGCCCTGGGCGTGCTGCACGGCGGCCCCGGTGCTGCCGCGGATGCCGAACGTGATCCGCCGGTTGGCGGCGGTGTTCGCGATCGCGGTGAGCAGCAGCGCGGTGAAGTTGGCCGCCTGGGCGCCCAGCGCCGGGTGCAGCACGAGGAAGATCAGCAGGTAGGCCAGCGTGGACAGCACGCCGATGACGGCGAAGCGGAGCAGCTGGGCGACCAGGCCGGGTGGCACCCCGGGCACCGGGTCGGGCAGCGGTTGGCGGCCGATCTGCGCGCGCAGCTCGGCCACCGGCAGCCGGCCGGTGGCGAACGCGCGCAGCATGCGGGCGATACCGGCGAGGTCGGCCTTCGCCGTCTTGACGATGTCGACCCGGCTGTCGGGGTCGTCGACCCAGTCGACGGGCACCTCGTGGATGCGCAGCCCGGAGCGCTCGGCGAGCACGAGCAGCTCGGTGTCGAAGAACCAGCCGGTGTCCTCGACCAGCGGCAGCAGCCGCCGGGCGACG
Protein-coding regions in this window:
- a CDS encoding bifunctional glycosyltransferase family 2/GtrA family protein; the protein is MTLTESASGRRDDPGPVAPTLDVVVPVHDEETDLEPCLRRLHAYLTTLPWPFRITVAENASTDGTLAVAERVAAELPGIEVKVLLEPGRGRALREVWLASDAPVLVYMDVDLSTDLAALLPLVAPLISGHSDLAIGTRLSRSSRVVRGLKREVISRSYNLLLRGALATSLSDAQCGFKAIRGDVARRLLPLVEDTGWFFDTELLVLAERSGLRIHEVPVDWVDDPDSRVDIVKTAKADLAGIARMLRAFATGRLPVAELRAQIGRQPLPDPVPGVPPGLVAQLLRFAVIGVLSTLAYLLIFLVLHPALGAQAANFTALLLTAIANTAANRRITFGIRGSTGAAVQHAQGLVVFGLGLALTSASLAVLHSVAPGASRTAELLMLVAANAAATLLRFVLFRGWVFRSRRAATPVDGAAVLDMETAR
- a CDS encoding glycosyltransferase family 39 protein, coding for MTATLGSAEAPPGLPPATAAPMAPARSSRGKRLLRGRDDDPRWVRPSLLGLLAATGLLYLWDLGASGWANAFYSAAVQAGSSNAEAFFYGSSDAGNSITVDKPPAALWIMDLSVRLFGLSSWSILVPEALMGVAAVGVLYLAVRRVVGPLPALLAGAVLALTPVAALMFRFNNPDALLTLLMTLAAYALTRAVEKAGLRWLIGVGVLIGLAFLTKTLQAMLVVPGFALVYLVAAPTTLGRRIGHLLAAGAALVATGGWWVAIVELVPASARPYIGGSQTNSVWELIWGYNGLGRLTGDERGSVGGGFGGGGWGETGLTRLFDTEIGGQISWLLPAALVLLAGGLVAVGRAPRTDRRRAALLTWGGWLVVTALTFSLMAGIFHAYYTVALAPAIAAVVGIGGALLWQRRAEVWARIVLAVALAATAVWAFVLLSRSAEFLPWLKDVVLVAGVLAALGLLVVDRVGRAVAAAVVAVGVLAGVAGPAAYAVQTASTAHTGSIPSAGPTVSRGFGGLGAGGFRSLAGLGPARGGIRPMMPGAAPNAGGAPTTGTVPGRAGGFGGVGGLLDAGSVGDELASTLSENASSYTWVAATVGANNAAGYQLATQLPVMPIGGFNGTDPSPTLAQFERLVSEGQIHWFIGGGLGFGGVGGTSVSSQITTWVEKNFVSTTVDGVTVYDLTQPS